The genomic region AAATCCGTCGAATTTCAGAATTAAGAACGAGTAACAAAAAGAAGGAAAAGTCGATTTTAAACGAAGTTCAGGATTTAAATCAACAAATAAAAAGTACAGAGAATTTAATAAAAGTCACTAATCAGCAGGCAAATCTTCTCACAAAGGAGATGAATGAAAATGAAGCTAAAATTGCCAAATTCAGAAAAGAGCTGGAAGAATTAAAAGCCGATTATGCCGAGATGATCAAAAAATCGTATCGTAGCAAATCGCAGCAAAGCCGAATAATGTTCTTACTTTCCTCTGAAAGCTTTTTACAGGCTTATAAACGGCTTCAATATTTAAAACAATACGCAGACTACCGTAAAGAGCAAGGTGAGCAAATAAAGACCCGTACGATGGATTTACAGCGTTTAAATAAGCGGCTTGCTTATCAAAAAGAAGAAAAGAATAAATTAATTGCCGAAAACAGGGCGACCAGGGCGCGACTGGAAGAAAATAAAAAGTCGCAACAGGAATTAATGAAAACCATTACGGCAAAAGAAAGCCAGTTCGCATCACAAATTAGAAAGACGCAACAAGAAATTGATGAAATAGAGCGTAAAATCGATGCCATGATTAAAGCTTCGATTGCAGAAACCAATAAAAAATCGGGTTCTTCCAAACGTGATGTATTCGAACTTACTCCTGAAGCAAAAGCCTTGGCGAAAGACTTTGCCAGTAATAAAGGAAAACTCCCCTGGCCAGTAGCGACGGGTACAGTAAGTATGAAGTTTGGTAAACAGCCCCATCCGGTAGTAAGTAATATTACTATAAACAATAGTGGAGTAAATATCGATACCGATAAAGGCGGAAAAGCCAGAGCCGTTTTTGAGGGGACCGTTAGTGAGGTACAGATTTTAAAAGGAGCTAACAAAGCCGTTATGCTTAGGCATGGTGATTATATCACCATTTACGATAATCTTGAAGAAGTTTATGTGCGTAAAGGTGACTATGTGAGTACAGGCCAGGATTTGGGAGTGGTGGCTACCAGTAAAAGTTCCGGAAAAACAACGCTTCATTTTTTAATCTTCCAAAATACCAAAAAGTATAATCCAGAAAGTTGGATTTTAAAACGCTAGTTTTTAGTTGTTAACGCAACCTTTTTAGTAAATTGCATCTTACTGTTGTAATTCATAGTTATGAAAAAGAAATACTCGGTAATCGCGATTAAATGCACCGAGGCTTGCCTTAAGGTCGTTTATTTTTTTGCGACGATTGCTTTTATTCATCTTTTTGGTTCGTGCAATAGCGACGATGTATTGGTTACCGAAAATAAACGAATGGCTGTTTTTGCCACTGTTTTAGATTCTAAGAATGTAGCTTTACCAGATATTCCAGTAAATGTTACGACCAATGCTTTTGAAGATTATAATATACTGGGAGCATCCCGCAGTAAAGCAGGCGGTAGCGTAGATTTTGTTTCTTTGGTTTCTTATAACCGGGGTGTAGCTATTAATTTTAATCCGGTTTCTTCAGCAGTTTATAATCCTAATTTTACCAACGTGAGTTATATCGATCCCAGAGAAATTGTGGATAGGGAACAACGTATTGATCTGGATGTGGTAAAGCTAAGTAGGGTACAGGATGTAAATGTTTCTATCAGCCTTTTATCACAGACCAGTAATCTAGTTGTAAAAATTCAATATTATAAAAGTATACAGTCTTTTGCCTTAAATCAAAACATCGATCCTTTACTAATTCCTGAAAATATCACTAGTAATTACCTAAAATTGGATGAAGAAAACCCAACTTTTGAAAATTCATGGAAATTACCGGTTGGTTCGCCCATCAAATTTTTTTATAAAAAAGAAGATGAGATTCAAAAAGATACTACAATAACAGTAAATGCCACAACCAATAGTATTGACTTAGAATTTTAAATCGAAGAGCTTATTTTTTATTGATTTCCATCATAAATTTTTCAGATGAAAAACATATTGCTTTTAGCCATAATATTAAGTTTCTCTTTAGCAAACGCACAGCAGGATCTGTATTTACCAAACCCGCATCGAAACTGGTACGAGCCTGAAGATCCCGAAACCGTATTTTTTGGATTATCAACTTATTTTCCTATTGGCTTAAGCCATTCTAGTTTAAGTAATGATTATGAATTAAATGCCGGGATTCAACTTGAAGTTAATGTTTTTATCACCCCTCAATTTGTAGCCGGAGTGTATGGAAAATGGCATGAAGGAGAAGTAAGTAATATTGAAAAAATTGGAAATATAAGTGAAACCAATTTTAGCGAATATGGGGTAAGCCTGGGATATTATCAGGCCATAAATCGAGAATTTAACTACCTTATTACAGCAAATATTGGAGGTGTTTCCCAAAGGAATAGTGTTCCCTTTTCTTCCGGTTCCTTTCGTGAAAACGGAACCAGTTATAAATTAGGAGGAGAATTAGGGTATAGGTTTAATCAAACTATAGCAGTTTTTGCTAGAGTTTCCCCATATTATTTAAATCTTGATATTAATAATGCAGCTTATATGGATTATTTAAATAAGCACTTTTTAGTAGATGTTGGTTTTGGCTTACGGGTTCAC from Zunongwangia profunda SM-A87 harbors:
- a CDS encoding murein hydrolase activator EnvC family protein encodes the protein MILGFFKYIFCIATFLVVTSSFAQNTREALEKKRIELRNEIRRISELRTSNKKKEKSILNEVQDLNQQIKSTENLIKVTNQQANLLTKEMNENEAKIAKFRKELEELKADYAEMIKKSYRSKSQQSRIMFLLSSESFLQAYKRLQYLKQYADYRKEQGEQIKTRTMDLQRLNKRLAYQKEEKNKLIAENRATRARLEENKKSQQELMKTITAKESQFASQIRKTQQEIDEIERKIDAMIKASIAETNKKSGSSKRDVFELTPEAKALAKDFASNKGKLPWPVATGTVSMKFGKQPHPVVSNITINNSGVNIDTDKGGKARAVFEGTVSEVQILKGANKAVMLRHGDYITIYDNLEEVYVRKGDYVSTGQDLGVVATSKSSGKTTLHFLIFQNTKKYNPESWILKR
- a CDS encoding outer membrane beta-barrel protein, yielding MKNILLLAIILSFSLANAQQDLYLPNPHRNWYEPEDPETVFFGLSTYFPIGLSHSSLSNDYELNAGIQLEVNVFITPQFVAGVYGKWHEGEVSNIEKIGNISETNFSEYGVSLGYYQAINREFNYLITANIGGVSQRNSVPFSSGSFRENGTSYKLGGELGYRFNQTIAVFARVSPYYLNLDINNAAYMDYLNKHFLVDVGFGLRVHLHNPNG